One genomic window of Deinococcus deserti VCD115 includes the following:
- a CDS encoding PucR family transcriptional regulator — protein sequence MPQLSDLCVALDLPVPDHGSCAWTTPEDACALLPDQPAEVVRTAVLAFRAQQMAAVPGSASVFAALREAVAHPQPERELTRLLARLTGGFVAIHASWGDLVASSGDPRPGQVWKLIHKTRHVGTLTMAVAARWAPLMPVAAEYALLARLQSAAAGAARRRVGERSLDALLSGQDDAPGLGSGPFALAVARFSHETAATKTARAAQEHALDVLASAGEGYFMERGVTAYSTVRGQRAVWLWPTRDLPREGVALHAALLASTEQDVRLGVSARHHAGNVRGAFDEASQALTGTREARGCTLFQELDPLHTLLTSGALSTLQAQVRSRLATLDDSGRTEVTLRAYLNHTGPLTGLAAQLHIHVNTLRYRLRRAEEVLGGPLDDPHLLARLYLAFEARP from the coding sequence ATGCCTCAGCTTTCCGACCTGTGTGTGGCCCTGGATCTGCCGGTGCCAGATCATGGCAGCTGTGCCTGGACCACACCTGAGGACGCCTGCGCGCTGCTGCCTGATCAGCCGGCCGAGGTGGTCCGGACGGCCGTACTGGCCTTCCGGGCGCAGCAGATGGCCGCCGTGCCCGGAAGCGCCAGCGTGTTTGCCGCGCTGCGCGAGGCCGTTGCCCATCCCCAGCCCGAGCGTGAACTGACGCGCCTGTTGGCACGTTTGACTGGAGGATTCGTCGCCATTCATGCCAGCTGGGGGGACCTGGTGGCTTCGTCTGGTGATCCCCGCCCAGGGCAGGTCTGGAAACTCATCCATAAAACCCGTCACGTGGGCACGCTGACCATGGCCGTCGCCGCTCGGTGGGCGCCGCTGATGCCGGTGGCTGCCGAGTACGCCCTGCTGGCGCGCCTGCAGTCGGCCGCCGCCGGGGCCGCGCGCCGCCGAGTGGGAGAGCGGTCCCTGGACGCCCTGCTTTCAGGCCAGGACGATGCTCCAGGGCTCGGGAGCGGACCCTTCGCGCTGGCCGTGGCGCGCTTTTCGCACGAGACGGCAGCCACGAAGACAGCCCGCGCTGCCCAGGAACACGCGCTTGACGTGCTGGCCAGCGCAGGTGAGGGGTATTTCATGGAGCGGGGGGTGACCGCCTATTCCACGGTGCGTGGTCAGCGGGCCGTCTGGCTGTGGCCTACGCGCGACCTGCCCCGCGAGGGTGTGGCCCTGCATGCCGCGCTGCTGGCCTCCACAGAGCAGGACGTCCGCCTGGGCGTGAGTGCCAGGCACCATGCCGGAAACGTGCGCGGCGCGTTTGATGAGGCTTCCCAGGCGCTGACGGGCACCCGGGAAGCCAGAGGCTGCACTCTGTTTCAGGAACTTGACCCGCTGCATACGCTGCTTACCAGTGGCGCCCTGAGTACCTTGCAGGCGCAAGTGCGCTCGCGCCTGGCCACCCTGGACGACAGCGGGCGGACTGAAGTGACCTTGCGGGCCTACCTGAACCACACCGGACCCCTGACGGGCCTGGCGGCCCAGCTGCACATTCATGTCAATACCCTGCGCTACCGCCTGCGCCGCGCAGAAGAGGTACTGGGCGGCCCGTTGGATGATCCACATCTGCTGGCCCGGCTGTATCTGGCCTTCGAAGCCCGGCCGTAA
- a CDS encoding ArsR/SmtB family transcription factor, translated as MEFDTTAEVFKALGDPHRLKALHFLATATPGCCQNGESVCACDLVDHLGLAQPTVSHHMRLLVNAGLVTAEKRGRWTHYTLSLQGLDTVQSLLNILARQIAQSPACTPASRPQAQAS; from the coding sequence ATGGAATTCGATACGACAGCAGAGGTGTTCAAGGCCCTGGGCGATCCTCACCGCCTGAAAGCCCTTCACTTTCTGGCCACGGCGACCCCGGGCTGCTGCCAGAACGGAGAGAGCGTCTGTGCCTGCGACCTGGTCGATCACCTGGGGTTGGCGCAACCGACCGTGAGTCACCACATGCGGCTGCTTGTCAATGCTGGGCTGGTGACTGCTGAGAAGCGCGGCCGCTGGACCCACTACACGCTGAGCCTTCAGGGTCTGGACACCGTGCAGTCCCTTCTGAACATCCTCGCCCGGCAGATTGCTCAGTCTCCTGCCTGCACGCCCGCTTCCCGTCCTCAAGCCCAGGCTTCTTAA
- a CDS encoding DUF6428 family protein, which translates to MTQTIPGLTDQTTTAALIARLRTLPQRPLEFHLHGEVLVPAGYHVTEVKAVTVEAMDCGGKASAWRETVIQLMDGTTEEAKAGFMTNRKFLAIYDRVVRHIPVREEAEVRFEYGSGERPALQYHVTHIETQPERMIVHLRTPGVQCKAADACGLPAADAAGDCVPESGCCAPQAPISLS; encoded by the coding sequence ATGACCCAGACGATTCCCGGCCTGACCGACCAGACCACCACTGCTGCCCTGATTGCCCGGCTCCGCACCCTTCCTCAACGGCCCCTGGAATTCCACCTGCACGGCGAAGTCCTGGTTCCGGCCGGTTACCACGTCACCGAGGTCAAGGCCGTCACTGTCGAGGCGATGGACTGCGGCGGTAAGGCCAGCGCCTGGCGAGAAACCGTCATCCAGCTGATGGACGGGACCACAGAAGAAGCCAAGGCGGGATTCATGACCAACCGCAAATTTCTGGCTATTTATGACCGGGTGGTCCGGCATATTCCCGTCCGGGAGGAAGCGGAAGTCCGGTTCGAGTACGGCAGTGGTGAGCGCCCGGCCCTGCAGTACCACGTCACGCACATCGAAACGCAGCCGGAGCGCATGATCGTGCACCTGCGTACGCCTGGCGTGCAGTGCAAGGCCGCTGACGCCTGTGGGCTGCCGGCTGCCGACGCCGCCGGAGACTGCGTGCCCGAGAGCGGCTGCTGCGCGCCTCAGGCCCCGATTTCCCTCAGCTGA
- a CDS encoding MFS transporter → MIRPSASTPLLVWTLALLSTVSYGALWYAQPLLAVATEETFGWSRTHTGLAFTLALVVTAVLAPRVGRRLDQNGGRILLTSGAVLGAVAFVILAVSSSYPMFVVGWLLAGIAMSLTFYEAVFTVLAHQLGGSARARASLTITLVAGLASTVFVPLTTVLLQGFGRQPALLSLAALLLAMGALVWTVLPNSSGAPAAGSPFVPDRRFFRLTAAFTLARIITVGVGLQLVPLLLGSGYPPLEAAGLAAWMGLAALPGRMLFMPLMARWQAVPLSAALIAGLSAATLLFHWADSAAAAVLGAGLFGMTNGALTLARNEVLLAAYRTEVFGAANGRMASWVNGAQALTPLGVGFLFTMTAGYSVSLSMMAGLGVTAVLVLASMGRRDTLDKPAFPEVSGRQ, encoded by the coding sequence ATGATCCGGCCTTCTGCGTCCACGCCACTCCTGGTGTGGACGCTGGCCTTGCTCAGCACGGTCAGCTACGGCGCCCTCTGGTATGCCCAGCCGCTCCTGGCAGTCGCGACTGAGGAGACGTTTGGCTGGAGCCGCACCCATACTGGCCTGGCCTTTACCCTGGCGCTGGTCGTCACGGCAGTACTGGCTCCCAGAGTGGGCCGCAGACTCGATCAAAATGGCGGGCGAATCCTTCTGACCTCTGGGGCGGTGCTGGGTGCCGTGGCGTTTGTGATTCTCGCCGTGTCCTCCTCGTACCCCATGTTCGTCGTCGGGTGGCTGCTGGCGGGCATAGCGATGAGTCTGACGTTCTACGAGGCAGTGTTCACCGTACTGGCCCACCAGCTGGGTGGTTCCGCGCGGGCCCGCGCCAGCCTGACCATCACCCTGGTGGCAGGACTGGCCAGCACGGTGTTCGTGCCGCTGACCACCGTCCTGCTGCAGGGTTTTGGGCGGCAACCGGCCCTGCTCAGTCTGGCCGCGCTGCTGCTGGCTATGGGGGCGCTGGTCTGGACGGTACTGCCGAACTCGAGTGGAGCGCCTGCGGCCGGGTCTCCATTTGTCCCGGACCGCCGGTTTTTCCGGCTGACGGCCGCTTTCACCCTGGCGCGGATCATCACCGTAGGAGTGGGACTGCAACTGGTGCCGCTGCTGCTCGGATCTGGGTACCCGCCACTTGAGGCTGCCGGGCTGGCCGCGTGGATGGGCCTGGCGGCGCTGCCCGGCCGGATGCTGTTTATGCCGCTGATGGCCCGGTGGCAGGCCGTGCCACTCAGCGCTGCCCTGATCGCCGGGTTGTCAGCCGCGACCCTGCTGTTTCACTGGGCAGACTCCGCGGCGGCGGCGGTGCTCGGCGCGGGCCTTTTCGGCATGACGAACGGTGCGCTGACGCTCGCTCGCAATGAAGTTTTGCTGGCTGCGTACAGGACAGAAGTTTTTGGAGCTGCCAACGGCCGGATGGCCTCGTGGGTGAATGGGGCCCAGGCCCTGACCCCTCTGGGAGTAGGGTTCCTGTTCACCATGACCGCCGGGTACAGCGTTTCACTGAGCATGATGGCTGGGCTGGGCGTGACCGCCGTGCTGGTGCTGGCCTCTATGGGCAGACGGGACACGCTGGATAAACCGGCTTTTCCAGAGGTTTCAGGGCGTCAGTAG
- a CDS encoding ABC transporter substrate-binding protein produces the protein MKTRLLLTALLATTSLALAEVRVGVIVSSTGPAASLGIPEKNTVVLLPQTVAGQKIVYTILDDASDTTAAVTNARKLIQDGKVDLIIGTTTTPASLAMIDVVSQARVPMISLAASESIIKPVDAKRSWVFKTPQTDALMAAAIVQHMVKNKVRTVGYIGFNDAYGEGWANELKRNAAARGIKVIAEERYGRSDTSVTGQILKLVAARPDAILVGASGVPAVLPQKTLNDRGYTGTIYQTHGVANADFLRVGGKDVEGAILPAGPVLVADQLPTTNPTRRVGLAYMNLYEAKYGKDSVSTFGAHMWDAGLLMQKALPVALKKAQPGTPAFREALRDALEGTRNVIGAHGIFNLSATDHLGLDARSRVMVQIVNGGWKLLK, from the coding sequence ATGAAAACCCGGTTGCTCCTGACCGCTTTGCTTGCCACCACGTCCCTTGCCCTGGCCGAAGTCCGCGTCGGCGTCATCGTTTCGTCTACCGGTCCCGCGGCCAGCCTGGGGATTCCCGAGAAAAACACGGTCGTGCTGCTGCCGCAGACCGTTGCCGGCCAGAAGATCGTCTACACCATTCTGGACGACGCCTCCGACACCACGGCCGCCGTCACCAATGCGCGCAAGCTGATTCAGGACGGCAAGGTCGATCTGATTATCGGCACGACCACGACGCCCGCCTCACTCGCCATGATCGACGTGGTGTCCCAGGCCAGGGTGCCGATGATCAGTCTGGCTGCCTCCGAGAGCATCATCAAGCCAGTTGATGCCAAGCGCAGCTGGGTCTTTAAGACGCCTCAGACCGACGCCCTGATGGCCGCGGCCATTGTGCAGCACATGGTGAAAAACAAGGTGCGCACTGTGGGCTACATCGGCTTCAATGACGCCTACGGTGAGGGATGGGCCAACGAACTCAAGCGCAACGCGGCGGCGCGCGGCATCAAGGTGATTGCTGAGGAACGTTATGGCCGCAGTGACACGAGCGTCACCGGGCAGATCCTGAAGCTTGTCGCGGCCAGGCCCGATGCCATCCTGGTCGGGGCGTCCGGAGTTCCAGCTGTTCTGCCACAGAAGACCCTGAATGACCGCGGCTATACCGGCACCATCTATCAGACCCACGGCGTAGCCAACGCTGACTTCCTGCGGGTGGGGGGCAAGGACGTCGAAGGCGCCATCCTTCCTGCGGGCCCCGTCCTGGTTGCCGATCAGCTGCCCACGACCAACCCCACCCGCCGCGTCGGGCTGGCCTACATGAACCTGTACGAGGCAAAGTACGGCAAGGACAGCGTCAGCACCTTTGGCGCGCACATGTGGGACGCCGGGCTGCTGATGCAGAAGGCGCTTCCTGTAGCTCTCAAGAAAGCCCAGCCCGGCACGCCTGCCTTCCGTGAGGCGCTGCGTGATGCTCTTGAAGGAACCCGGAACGTGATCGGGGCGCACGGCATTTTCAACCTGAGCGCTACCGACCACCTGGGGCTTGACGCGCGCAGCCGCGTGATGGTGCAGATTGTGAATGGGGGCTGGAAACTGCTGAAGTAA
- a CDS encoding ABC transporter ATP-binding protein — protein sequence MSVLLDVQHLHTRYGRVEALSDVSVQVPQGHIVSVIGANGAGKTTLMNSVMGILPSQGELLYAGETLRGVPLEGRVARGISLVPERRELFASMSVADNLTLGAYTRRRGHWRADLDEVYARFPRLLERRSQLAGTLSGGEQQMLAIGRALMGRPKLLLLDEPSLGLAPLIVRDILRIVRDLRDSGVTVLLVEQNARASLAISDEAYVLETGQVKMSGPAQELARHPELSASYLGG from the coding sequence ATGAGTGTTCTGCTGGACGTGCAGCATCTGCATACCCGCTACGGCCGGGTCGAAGCCCTGAGTGACGTGAGCGTGCAGGTGCCCCAGGGACACATCGTCAGCGTCATCGGCGCCAACGGCGCGGGCAAAACCACCCTGATGAACTCGGTGATGGGCATCCTGCCGTCGCAGGGGGAACTTCTTTACGCGGGCGAAACGCTGCGCGGCGTTCCGCTCGAAGGGCGGGTCGCGCGCGGCATCAGTCTGGTGCCCGAGCGGCGCGAACTGTTTGCCAGCATGAGCGTGGCCGACAACCTGACCCTGGGCGCCTACACCCGCCGCCGGGGGCACTGGCGCGCCGACCTGGACGAGGTGTACGCCCGCTTTCCCCGCCTCTTGGAGCGGCGCAGCCAGCTGGCAGGCACGCTGTCAGGAGGCGAGCAGCAGATGCTGGCCATTGGCCGGGCCCTGATGGGCAGGCCGAAGCTGCTGCTGCTGGACGAACCCTCGCTCGGGCTGGCGCCCCTGATCGTGCGCGACATCCTGCGCATCGTGCGCGACCTGCGCGACAGTGGCGTGACCGTGCTGCTGGTCGAGCAGAATGCGCGCGCCAGTCTGGCCATCAGCGACGAGGCTTACGTGCTTGAAACCGGCCAGGTCAAGATGAGTGGTCCAGCTCAGGAACTGGCCAGGCATCCTGAGTTGAGTGCCAGCTACCTCGGCGGTTGA
- a CDS encoding ABC transporter permease subunit, producing MSAARPPLSRRTLLAGAAVLIAALLPLLLPTFQVTLLTNILISAIVVTGLVLLTGVVGLTSFGHAAFMGVGAYTTAIVSTRLGWSPWLGLLAGFVTTGSIAAFLGLITLRMQGHYLPLATIAWGISLFYVFGNTPALGGNTGLTDIPPLQLFGLNLTSPRSFAYLALLGLGLTALAAQFLLSSRTGRAMRALRSGPLVAEAFGVNTFSLRVQVFVLSALMASLAGWLYAHNQRFLNPTPFSLSAGIEYLFMAVVGGSQYVWGGVMGSALITQLREQLRDVLPGLLGQQGSFETVVFGLLIILVLQFARRGLWPLVERILPQERMRLLPAGRPLAGRLSPEPGTSLLKVEHAVKQFGGLKAVNDVSFELRAGEILGLIGPNGAGKSTVFNLLTGVNPATSGRVSFLNQDITRRSAGQIHRLGISRTFQHVHLLPELTLLENTMMGGYARARAGVVRSMLHLERHEEAALQQEALKQLQRVGLGEQAFELAGNLPLGQQRVLEVARALVADPVLLLLDEPAAGLRYGEKTALVELLRRLRDEGVTILIVEHDMDLVMSLVDRLVVMNYGEKLAEGSPAEVRANAAVREAYLGVDLTEDVA from the coding sequence ATGAGCGCCGCGCGTCCCCCACTCTCCCGCCGGACACTGCTGGCCGGCGCCGCCGTGCTGATTGCCGCCCTGCTTCCCCTGCTGCTTCCCACGTTTCAGGTCACGCTGCTGACCAACATCCTGATTTCTGCCATCGTGGTCACAGGCCTGGTCCTGCTGACCGGCGTGGTCGGCCTGACCAGCTTCGGGCACGCGGCCTTCATGGGTGTGGGTGCCTACACCACCGCCATTGTCAGCACCCGCCTGGGCTGGAGCCCCTGGCTGGGCCTGCTGGCCGGTTTTGTAACCACCGGCAGCATCGCGGCCTTCCTGGGCCTGATCACCCTGCGGATGCAGGGGCACTACCTGCCCCTGGCCACGATCGCCTGGGGCATCAGCCTGTTCTATGTCTTCGGCAACACCCCGGCGCTGGGCGGCAACACCGGCCTGACGGATATTCCGCCGCTGCAGCTGTTCGGGCTGAACCTGACCAGTCCACGGTCGTTTGCCTATCTGGCCCTGCTGGGCCTCGGTCTGACCGCCCTGGCAGCGCAGTTTCTGCTGTCGTCGCGAACCGGGCGGGCCATGCGAGCGCTGCGCAGCGGGCCCCTGGTGGCTGAGGCCTTCGGCGTCAATACGTTCAGCCTGCGGGTCCAGGTGTTCGTGCTCTCAGCTCTGATGGCCTCGCTGGCCGGCTGGCTCTATGCCCACAACCAGCGCTTTTTGAATCCCACGCCCTTCAGTCTCTCCGCGGGCATCGAGTACCTGTTCATGGCCGTGGTCGGCGGATCCCAGTACGTCTGGGGCGGCGTGATGGGCTCGGCGCTGATCACCCAGCTGCGTGAACAGCTGCGCGACGTGCTGCCGGGACTGCTGGGTCAGCAGGGCAGTTTCGAGACGGTGGTGTTCGGGCTGCTGATTATCCTGGTGCTGCAATTTGCGCGCCGGGGCCTGTGGCCGCTGGTGGAGCGCATCCTTCCGCAGGAACGCATGCGGCTGCTGCCAGCCGGGCGTCCCCTCGCCGGGCGCCTCTCGCCAGAGCCAGGCACCTCGCTGCTGAAGGTGGAGCATGCGGTCAAGCAGTTCGGTGGCCTGAAGGCCGTGAACGACGTGTCCTTTGAACTGCGGGCCGGAGAAATTCTGGGCCTGATCGGCCCGAACGGCGCCGGCAAAAGCACGGTCTTCAACCTGCTGACTGGCGTCAATCCAGCGACCAGCGGCCGGGTGAGCTTCCTGAACCAGGACATCACCCGGCGCAGCGCCGGTCAGATTCACCGTCTGGGGATCAGCCGGACCTTTCAGCATGTGCATCTGCTGCCGGAACTGACCCTGCTGGAAAACACCATGATGGGCGGCTACGCACGCGCCCGGGCCGGCGTGGTGCGCAGCATGCTGCACCTGGAGCGCCACGAAGAGGCCGCGCTTCAGCAGGAAGCCCTGAAGCAGCTTCAGCGGGTCGGGCTGGGAGAGCAGGCGTTCGAACTGGCGGGGAACCTGCCGCTGGGGCAGCAGCGGGTGCTGGAGGTGGCACGCGCCCTGGTGGCCGACCCCGTGCTGCTGCTGCTCGATGAGCCAGCCGCCGGGCTGCGCTACGGCGAGAAGACCGCTCTGGTGGAGCTGCTGCGCCGCCTGCGTGACGAGGGTGTGACGATCCTGATCGTGGAGCATGACATGGACCTGGTGATGAGCCTGGTCGACCGCCTGGTGGTCATGAATTACGGCGAGAAGCTGGCTGAGGGCTCTCCGGCCGAGGTGCGCGCGAACGCGGCGGTGCGCGAGGCCTACCTGGGTGTAGACCTGACGGAGGACGTGGCATGA
- a CDS encoding branched-chain amino acid ABC transporter permease: protein MHMFDPAIFPILAADGLTNGAVYALLALALVLVFAVTRIIFIPQGEFVVFGTLTLAALQLGKTPGTLWLLLGALAVAAVMEAASLARRGQAGRGGMVLGTATLLGLGVWALTGWLAPLKPPLWSQVLLTLALVAPLGPLLYRTVYQPLQNASVLVLLIASVALHLLMTGLALLFFGPEGSRTPAFVEGNLSLGQVTLSRQSLLVILVSAMLMLSLAQFFNHTMAGKALRATAVNRLGARLVGISPSAAGTLTFTLAALIGALGGMLIGPSVAMNYDSGFLIGLKGFIGAIIGGLVSYPLAAAGAILVGLIESFASFSLSAWKEVIVFTLILPVLLWRSVTTRHIPEDEE, encoded by the coding sequence CTGCATATGTTTGATCCGGCAATTTTTCCAATCCTGGCGGCAGATGGTCTGACCAACGGCGCCGTGTACGCGCTGCTGGCCCTGGCGCTGGTGCTGGTCTTTGCGGTGACACGGATTATTTTTATTCCTCAGGGAGAATTCGTGGTGTTCGGCACCCTGACGCTGGCCGCATTGCAGCTAGGAAAGACCCCCGGCACGCTGTGGCTGCTGCTGGGGGCGCTTGCCGTTGCGGCCGTTATGGAAGCCGCTTCGCTGGCCCGGCGTGGTCAGGCCGGGCGAGGAGGCATGGTCCTGGGCACCGCCACACTGCTGGGCCTGGGCGTGTGGGCCCTGACCGGCTGGCTGGCGCCTCTGAAACCACCGCTGTGGTCCCAGGTGCTGCTGACCCTCGCGCTGGTGGCGCCGCTGGGGCCTTTGCTGTACCGCACGGTGTACCAGCCGCTGCAGAACGCCAGCGTTCTGGTGCTGCTGATCGCCTCAGTGGCCCTGCACCTGCTGATGACCGGACTGGCCCTGCTGTTCTTCGGGCCCGAGGGCTCCCGCACCCCAGCATTTGTGGAAGGCAACCTCAGCCTGGGTCAGGTGACGCTCAGCCGTCAGAGTTTGCTGGTGATCCTGGTCTCGGCCATGCTGATGCTGAGCCTGGCACAATTCTTCAACCACACCATGGCCGGCAAGGCGCTGCGGGCCACGGCCGTGAACCGGCTGGGCGCCCGCCTGGTGGGCATCAGTCCCTCAGCCGCCGGCACGCTGACTTTTACGCTGGCGGCCCTGATCGGGGCCCTGGGCGGAATGCTGATCGGGCCATCAGTGGCCATGAACTATGACAGCGGCTTCCTGATCGGGCTCAAGGGCTTTATCGGGGCGATCATCGGCGGTCTGGTGAGTTATCCGCTGGCTGCGGCCGGGGCCATTCTGGTGGGCCTGATCGAGAGCTTCGCGTCGTTCAGCCTGTCGGCCTGGAAGGAAGTGATCGTGTTTACGCTGATTCTGCCGGTGCTGCTGTGGCGAAGTGTAACGACCCGCCACATTCCGGAGGACGAGGAATGA